TCGCCTTCGACGTGCGCCCCTTCCAGGGCCAGGCCGGCGAGGACTGGCTCGGCGGCTGGACCACGTACTACTGGGGCTGGTGGATGAGCTGGGCACCGTTCGTCGGTGTCTTCATCGCTCGCATCTCCCGGGGCCGCACCGTCCGCGAGTTCATCCTCGGGGTGCTGCTGGTCCCCACGATGGTGACCTTCCTGTGGTTCTCGGTGCTGGGCGGGACCGCGATCTGGACCGAGATGTTCGGTGGTGGCGGCCTGGTCGGCGAGGACGGCGTGAGCACCGACCTCGCGCTCTTCCAGCTGTTCGACACGCTGCCGTTGAGCGCCGTGCTGAGCGTCGTCGCCATGGTCCTGGTCGTGGTCTTCTTCGTGACCAGCTCGGACTCGGGCTCGTTCGTGGTCGGCATGCTGGCCGAGGGCGGCGACCCGAACCCGCCGGTGTGGAGCCGCGTGTTCTGGGCCGCGCTCGAGGGCATCGTCGCGGGCGTGCTGCTGCTAGCGGGCGCCGGCGGGCTGGCGGCCCTCCAGACCAGCGCCATCCTGGTGGCCGCCCCCTTCAGCGTCATCATGGTGCTGATGATGATCGCCACCGCGAAGGCGCTGCTCGCCGAGAACCGCGTCATCCAGCGCAAGAAGCGTCAGTGGCTGGCCTCGCAGATCGCCGACGAGGTGACCGAGGGGCTGCACGAGACCGGGGTGGTGGTGGCCGCCGAGGGCGACCGCACCCCGCGGGCGGGCCGCCGCAAGCGCTGACCCGCTCCCGCTCGCACGACGCCGCACGACGACCGACCCCGCACGCGCACCGCGCCTGCGGGGTCGGTCGCGTCGGTGGTCGCAGCGTCCGCCACCGGGGTCGGCGGGGTCGCGGTGGTCCCCGTGAGAAGCGGCGGCGCCGCGAGTAGGGTGCCGACATGACCAAGTGGGAGTACCTGACAGCGCCGATCCTGACGCACGCCGCCAAGCAGATCCTGGACAACTTCGGTTCCGACGGGTGGGAGCTGGTGCAGGTCGCGCCAGGGATGAACCCCGAGAACCTCGTGGGCTACTTCAAGCGCCCGGTGCAGGGCTGATGGCCGCCGAGCACACCGAGCACCCCGAGGAGCGGCTGGCCGCGCTCGGCCTCTCGGTGCCGGAGGTCGCCGTCCCGGTGGCGGCGTACGTGCCCGCCGTCCGCTCGGGGCAGCACGTCTACACCTCGGGCCAGCTGCCGATGCGCAGCGGCGAGCTGATGGCCACCGGCAAGGTCGGGGGTGAGGTCACCGCCGAGGAGGCCCAGGCCTGCGCGCAGCAGTGCGCGCTGAACGCCATCGCCGCCGTCAAGGCCGAGATCGGCGACCTCGCCCGGGTCGTGCGGGTCGTGAAGGTCGTCTGCTTCGTCGCCTCCACCCCCGACTTCACCGGTCAGCCCGGGGTCGCCAACGGCGTCTCGGAGCTGCTGGGCAAGGTCTTCGGCGAGGCCGGCGTGCACGCCCGCTCGGCCGTCGGCGTGCCGGTGCTCCCGCTCGACGCGCCCGTCGAGGTGGAGCTGCTGGTCGAGGTCGGCTGATGCAGGTCCCGCTGCCGCCGGTGCCGCTGCCGGCCCAGGTGGTCACGCTGGCGCAGGAGTTCGCCGACGGTGCCCGTGAGCCCGCCGAGCCGCGCAACGCGGCCACGGTGATCCTGATGCGTGCCGGAGCCGCCGGGCCGGAGGCCTACTACCTGCGCCGCCAGTTCTCGATGGACTTCGCCGCCGGGATGGCGGTCTTCCCCGGGGGCGGGGTCGACAAGCGCGACTTCGACGCCGAGGTCGGCTGGGCCGGGCGTACGCCCGCGGAGTGGGGCGAGCGCCTCGGCTGCGACGAGGAGACCGCCCGGGCGCTGGTGTGCGCCGCGGTCCGCGAGACCTACGAGGAGTCCGGCGTGCTGCTGGCCGGGCACTCCGACGGCGAGGTGGTCGCCGACACCACCGGCGCCGACTGGGAGGCCGACAGGGTCGCCCTGGAGACCCGTGAGCTGGCGATGACCGAGTTCCTCAACCGCCGCGGGCTGGTGCTGCGCACCGACCTGCTCGGCGTCTGGGACGCGTGGCTGACCCCGGCGTTCGAGCCCAAGCGCTACCGCACCTGGTTCTTCGTGGCCGAGCTGCCCGACGGGCAGCGCACCCGCGACGTCTCCACCGAGTCGTCGTCGGTGCACTGGCTGCCCGCTCGGGTCGCCGCGGACCAGGCGGAGGCGGGCGAGCTGGCGATGATGCCACCGACCTACCTGACCTCGATCGAGATCGGCGCCCACGACGACCCGGCGGCGGTGCTCGAGACCGCGCGGGGACGCTCGGTGCAGATGTTCACCCCCACCGTGGAGCCGCTCGGCGACGGGTGGACGCTCACGATGCCCGACCGGCTGCGCCCGCTGCTGGCCCAGCGCAGGCAGGCATGAGCGTGGTGGCGCCCTCGGGCTGGACCGGTGGCACCTTCGGCGAGCGGGCCCGCTGCGTGCTGGCTCCGAACGCCGACCACATGACCCTCGACGGCACCAACACCTGGGTGCTGCGCGAGCCGGGCGCCCGCCGCTCGGTCGTGGTCGACCCGGGCCCCTCGATCCTGAGCCACCTCGACGCGGTGGCCGACGTGGCCGGCGAGGTCGCCGTGGTGCTGCTGACCCACCACCACCACGACCACGCCGAGTCGGCCCGCGAGTTCGCCGAGCGCGTGGGCTGCGGCGTACGAGCCCTGGACCCGGCGCACCGCCTGGGCTCCGAGGGTCTCGACGACGGCGACGTCGTCGAGGTCGACGGGCTCGAGGTGCGCGTGGTCGGCACCCCGGGTCACACCGCCGACTCGCTGTCGTTCGTGCTGCCCGCGGAACGGGCCGTCCTGACCGGCGACACCGTCCTGGGGCGAGGCACCACGGTCGTGGCGCACCCCGACGGCCGGCTCGGGGCCTACCTCGACTCCCTGGGCCGGCTGCACGCGCTCGCCGAGGCGCAGGAGGTCGGGACCATCTGGCCGGGCCACGGGCCGGTCATCGACGACGCCGTCGGTGCGCTCACCTACTACCAGGACCATCGCCGCGAGCGGCTCGAGCAGGTCGAGGCGGCGGTCGACACGCTGCGCCGGGCACCGCACCCCGAGGGGATCGCGGTCGAGGAGCTGCCCCAGCGCGTCGTCGAGGTCGTGTACGCCGACGTCGACCCGGTGCTGTGGGGCGCCGCCGAGATGTCGGTGCGCGCCCAGCTGGCCTACCTGGCCGAGCGCCGCTGACGCCAGCGCGCCAGTCCACCGGCGAGTGCGCCCAGGACGAGCAGCACCCCGCCGACGTACCACCACGTCCACGACCGGCGGGCCTCGGCGAACGCGGGGAGCGGACGCTCGACCGCGGACGCCCCGTCGGTGAGCAGGCCGGTCGCCACCGTGACCGGGCCGGGCAGCTCGCCGGGGTCGCTGCGCGCCACCTGCTCGTAGGTGGCACCGTCGCCAGCGAGGGTGACGACGCCGATCTGCGTCTCGACGGTGGTCTCGTCGTCGGAGATGTCCGCACCCACCACGGCGTGGGCGGCGTCGATCCACTCCAGCACCCGCCAGTCGGTGCCCGCCAGCGGTGCAGGTGTGGCGAGCTGTCGCAGGGGCGTGTCCGGCTCCGTGCGGCTCGCTGTCACCCAGCGCAGGGAGTACGCGCGGTCGTCGCCGGGGGTCCAGGTGTTGACCAGGCTGCTGACGGACCGGGCGTCGAGGCCGCCGCTCAGCACGACACCCCGGGTGGCCGGGACGGTGAGGGTGTCGGCACCTGCACGCAGCAGGCGGGTCGAGCGGCTGCCGACCCGCGCGACGGTGGCATCGTCGTCCACGGCCACCGCCAGCGTCTCGTCCTGTCGCCGGCCCGGGAGCGGCGCCGACCTCGACGACCCCGGGGCGATGAGGCCGCCCGCGGTCTCGTCGCCGTAGGAGCGGCCGCCCCCGTCGTCGCCGAGGACGGGCTGACCCGTCCAGAGGACGGTGCGTCCGTCGGGGGAGAACCACACGCTGCGCACCAGCACGGGTCGGCCGGCGTCCTCCAGGGGGATCTCCCGCACCTGGCCCGTGCCCAGGTCGACGAGACCGAG
This Nocardioides dokdonensis FR1436 DNA region includes the following protein-coding sequences:
- a CDS encoding DUF4177 domain-containing protein, giving the protein MTKWEYLTAPILTHAAKQILDNFGSDGWELVQVAPGMNPENLVGYFKRPVQG
- a CDS encoding MBL fold metallo-hydrolase, producing MSVVAPSGWTGGTFGERARCVLAPNADHMTLDGTNTWVLREPGARRSVVVDPGPSILSHLDAVADVAGEVAVVLLTHHHHDHAESAREFAERVGCGVRALDPAHRLGSEGLDDGDVVEVDGLEVRVVGTPGHTADSLSFVLPAERAVLTGDTVLGRGTTVVAHPDGRLGAYLDSLGRLHALAEAQEVGTIWPGHGPVIDDAVGALTYYQDHRRERLEQVEAAVDTLRRAPHPEGIAVEELPQRVVEVVYADVDPVLWGAAEMSVRAQLAYLAERR
- a CDS encoding NUDIX hydrolase, which codes for MQVPLPPVPLPAQVVTLAQEFADGAREPAEPRNAATVILMRAGAAGPEAYYLRRQFSMDFAAGMAVFPGGGVDKRDFDAEVGWAGRTPAEWGERLGCDEETARALVCAAVRETYEESGVLLAGHSDGEVVADTTGADWEADRVALETRELAMTEFLNRRGLVLRTDLLGVWDAWLTPAFEPKRYRTWFFVAELPDGQRTRDVSTESSSVHWLPARVAADQAEAGELAMMPPTYLTSIEIGAHDDPAAVLETARGRSVQMFTPTVEPLGDGWTLTMPDRLRPLLAQRRQA
- a CDS encoding RidA family protein, translating into MAAEHTEHPEERLAALGLSVPEVAVPVAAYVPAVRSGQHVYTSGQLPMRSGELMATGKVGGEVTAEEAQACAQQCALNAIAAVKAEIGDLARVVRVVKVVCFVASTPDFTGQPGVANGVSELLGKVFGEAGVHARSAVGVPVLPLDAPVEVELLVEVG